The sequence below is a genomic window from Bacteroidales bacterium MB20-C3-3.
AACATCCCTGTTCTTGTAAAAGGGGCGGTCATATTCGAGATTGCATTCCCAAGTGAGTAGGCTGTGATTCTCTTTACCTCTCCTGAGAGCTCTCTCTCTACATCAACCTCCTGCACAACATGCGGATGAGAACCAATAACAATATCAACCCCATTTCTGTTGAAGAAATTTTTCCATTTTCGCTGGCTGGAGGATGAGGTTAGTTTGTATTCAGTACCCCAGTGGATACAGGCAATAATAAAATGGACATCATTTTTTTGAGCTTTAAGGATATCCTCCTTTATCCTTGCAGAATCCAGTAAATTAACCACATATGGTTGAGGAACAGGAATTCCGTTTGTGCCGTAAGTATAATTGAGAATGGCAAGTTTTACACCTTTCAGATTCACGAAGAGAGGATAGAGATCCTCTCTCTCTCTCTGGTCTCTGTATGCACCTGCGTAAGGGATTCTTAAAGTGTTATATGCCGATATAGTTCCCTCAATACCTTTGCCCCCTTTGTCACAAATATGGTTGTTGGCAGATAGAAAAATATCTATTCCTCCATATTTTCCGGCCTCCAGCAGAGAGGTGGGTGAATTGAAAACAGGATAACCTGAGTATGGTGGCGGAGCAAAAGTAGTCTCCATATTGGCTACTCTGAGATCGGCCTTATCAAACCTGCCCTTAAGATGGCTGAAATATGCTGAGTAGTCATAGGATTCAGGATCAGCAGGATTGGCTCCAGTCCTTTTTGCCGCATCCATCTGAGTCTGATGTTGCATAATATCTCCCAGAAAAATAATTTTAAGGGTATCACTCCTCCAAAAAAGAGAGTTTAATAATATTAAGGCATACAGAAGCATCTTTAATTAACCTGGGTAATTATTATGTTCTTCTCACCCAATCTTACAGAGAGCCAGCTCTCCAGCTTTTTTATATCAGAATCAGAGAGCGGTTCTTTCCAGGTTGCCATTACCATTATTTTATCGCTTGCATTGAAATCAGACAAATTAACACTGGCTCCACGAGCTATGGAGAAAAAAGTAAGCCCGGGATGCTGTGCCAGAATCTCCTCTGCAATTTGTCTGTATGGGATCTCTCTGCTCTTTATAGCGTTAAGCTCAGACTCCATTTTTCTCAACATCTCCTCTCTCTTCTGTATTTCAAGATCACTCCTCTCAAAAATGCTCTTTACAACACCAGCCTCATCAAGAGCATCAGCTGTAGCACTCTCTTTAATTGTAAGATATGCCCTTCCAATTCCGAATTTTTCAACAGAGGAGTAAAGCATCTCTTTCTGCCCCTCCCTGAGAGGCTCTCCGGCAATTGATAATTCAAGAGTAGAAGCACCCCCTGAGTGATTAATTTTATAATCATATATATAGCTGTTTTCAAGAGTCTTATTGTCATTGACAAACTGCTTTGCTGATACATTAAATGTGTTTTCCCTTATTACAACTACCGCTGTATAGATACTTGGAATTATCATGAGTACTGTTACAATACTGATAGTTCTTCTTACTCTCCTCTGTTTTACAGGATCTTCAAATTTTACAAGAGGGAAATGAAGGTATCTCACCATAATAAATGTAGCAAGCGCTATAAAGAGTGAGTTAATTGAGAACAGATATATTGCTCCTGCAAAGTAAGTAAGGTTCAAATTCGCAATACCATATCCGGCAGTACAGAGAGGAGGCATAAGAGCGGTTGCAATTGCAACTCCTGCTATTACTGTACCCTTCTCCTTCCTTGATCCCTCAACAATTCCGGCCAAACCACCAAAAAAAGCAATGAAGACATCATATATTGTTGGCCTTGTCCTTGCAAGGAGCTCTGTTGGCTCATCAAGACTCAGCGGAGATATTATGAAAAAAAGTGTAGATGCCATCAGGCTTATGACAACCATAATACCAAGATTCTTAAGGGAGCGCTTAAGAAGTAAAGAATCATTTATTCCCACTGCCATCCCGGTACCGATGATTGGTCCCATCAGTGGGGAGATAAGCATGGCACCAATAATAACAGGTGTGGAATTTACATTAAGCCCAACTGAGGCAACAATTACAGCAAATGCAAGAATCCAAACATTAGGTCCCTTAAAGTCAATATTTTTCTTAATACTCTCAATTGTTCCGGTAATATCTACCTGGTCTGCAAAGTTTGCAATCTCTTTTACCTGTTGATAAAATTTTGACATACTAGCTCTCGATTTTACTAATTCAAAGATACATTTAAATTTTCTCTTCTTCTTAATTTTGGTTACTTTTGTAAGATTACAAACCTTCTAAACCCTAGAAGATTATGAAAAAGCTTATCTCTCTCTTATTTGCAGCATCTCTGATTTTTACATTAACCGGTTGTGACTGGGTGCGTTCTACACTGGGAATGCCCACATCAGATGATCTTAAAGAATTCAGACAATTGGCAGAAGATACACAAAAAGTAAAACCTGAAACTCCAGCTCCTGACTCTATAACTCAGGATACTATAGTACCGGTGCAAAACATTCAAAAGAAAGAATATGCAGAGACTGCAGTACCTGTTGATGGTATGAGGTTTTTTGTTATAGCCGGTAGTTTTGAAGAGGAGAAGAACGCAGATAAAATGGCTGCATACCTTAGCGAAAGCGGATACAAACCTATACGATTAATATTTCGCAACGGATTCAATGTTGTAGCATCATCAGGACACAAGGAAATGGGTGAAGCTTACGCCTCTCTCCGGAACCTCCTTGAACTTGATTTTAGTCCTGAGGATATATGGATATACGATGCATTAAAACAAAAATTACATACAGAAATTAAATAGATGAAAACAACTGCTTTTACAGAAAAACACATTGCCTTGGGAGCCAAGATGGTTCCATTTGCAGGCTATAACATGCCTGTCGAGTATATCGGAATTACAGAGGAGCACAACCATGTGAGAACCGGTGTGGGAGTATTTGATGTTTCACATATGGGAGAGATTTGGGTAAAGGGGCCAAATGCTCTTGCATTTGTTCAGTATACCACCTCAAATGATGTCTCTCTTCTTGTTCCGGGTAAGATTCAATATTCATGCTTCCCAAATGGTAAAGGGGGTATAGTGGATGATCTGCTTGTATATTGTATCGACAGTGAGACATACCTTCTTGTAGTAAATGCATCAAATATTGACAAGGATTATGCTCATCTTTCAGCTGTTGCTCCAAAATTCAATATTACTCCAGGCAGGGAGCTCTATAATGCATCTGATGAAATATGTCAGCTAGCTGTACAGGGTCCATTGGCACTCAAGGCTATGCAGAAAATTTGTGATCAAAGCGTTGAGGATATGGAGTACTACACCTTCAAAAAGTTAACTGTCGGTGGAATTAAAGAGGCAATTTTCTCAACTACAGGTTATACAGGTTCAGGCGGATGTGAAATTTATGTTTCAAATCAGGATGCAGACAAACTTTGGAAGGCAGTTTTTGAGGCAGGAGAGGAGTTTGGGATTATGCCTATAGGACTTGGTGCAAGAGATACTTTAAGGCTGGAGATGGGCTTCTGTCTGTATGGTAATGATATTGACGATACAACATCGCCTATTGAGGCAGGTCTTGGATGGATAACAAAATTCAGCGAGGCAAAGGGTGATTTTATTGATAAAGATTATATGCTTAAATTAAAAGCAGATGGTCTTAAGAGGAAGCTGGTTGGATTTGAACTTATTGACAGAGGGGTCCCAAGACACGGATACGAGGTTTGCAGCGCAGACGGCACGGTTATTGGTATTGTAACATCAGGAACAATGGGGCCTGCTGTTAAGAAGGCAATAGGGATGGCTTATGTTACCCCTGAATTCTCAAAAGCCGGATCTGATATTTATATCAAGGTGAGGGAGAAACTTCTCAAAGCCGCTGTTGTGAAGACACCTTTTTACAAACAAGGTTAAAGGATGAAAGTCAGGCATTTTGATTGGGCAGAGGAGCTTGAGTGCGCTGTTACAGTTTGCGATTCAGATGGAGTGGTTGTATACAGAAATTCAAAATCTGCAAAGACATTTGAAAAGTACGGAGAGCTGCTTGGTAAAAATCTGAGAGAGTGTCACGGAGAGAAGTCCTGGGAGATGATTCAGCGTATGCTTGCTTCAGGGGAGTCAAATTCATATACTATTCAAAAAGATGGTATAAAGAAGTTGATACACCAGACTCCCTGGAGAGTGGGTGGCAAAATCAAAGGTTTGGTTGAGTTTTCTATAGTGCTGCCCCCGGAGCTTCCTCATTTTATAAGATAAATATAAATAAATGGCAAAATTCAGATTTATACATAATAACATAAATGTCCTTGACCTGCAGAAGAGTCTTGATTTTTACAAAAAGGCCCTGGGTCTTGACGAAGTAAGAAGAATTACTCCTGAGGATGGATCTTTTATTATTGTCTATCTTTCAGATGGTCTCCCCGGAGGTCATCAGCTGGAGCTAACCTGGCTGAGGGATTGGGAGAGGCCCTATAATCTGGGAGATAATGAATTCCATCTTGCTTTCAGGACGGATAATTATGAAGAGGCTCATAAACTCCATCAGGAGATGGGATGTATCTGCTATGAAAATCCCAAAATGGGCATATATTTTATAAATGATCCCGACGGCTACTGGCTGGAGGTATTGCCAACAAGATAACCGATGAAGAAATTTACTTTGATTGTAGCTCTGCTGATCCTTGCGACGGCAGGGCTATTCTCGCAAAATGAGAGAGGCGCTGACCTCAGAAAACATGTTGAGGCTCTGGTGGCCGACTCCCTGATGGGAAGAGGTGCCGGAAGCGAGGGTGAAAAGATGGCTGCAAGGTACATAAGGAAGGTATTTAATGAGAGTAGCGTTGAACTACTTTATCCCTTGCCGGGACAGGATTTTTCACTGGTGAATAGTAATGGAGACACTATCAGATCACAGAATATCATTGGAATAGTTGAGGGCTATGATCCTCAGCTTAAGAATGAATTCATACTTATAGGAGCTCATTATGACCACCTGGGTTTTAATACAGTAAAGGTAAACGGAAGGGACTCTCTTACCATATACAGAGGTGCCGATGATAACGCCTCAGGAGTCTCCGTGATGCTTGAGGTAGCAAAGATGGTTAGGAGCAGAAGTTTTATGTTTAAAAGATCTGTGATTTTTGCAGCTTTTGGGGCAGAAGAGAGGGGTATGGTAGGCAGCTGGTATTTCGTTAACAGGGCTTTTGCACAGAAGGATAAGATCTCCCTTATGATAAATCTTGATATGATAGGCAGAGCAGTAGAGGGCAGGAATCTTTACATTTATACAGTTATGCCTCACGCTGAGTTATCCACACTTCTTAAGGATGTCTCTGACAAGCCCTTGATGCCAACACCAACAATTAAGGCAACGGATTACTTTCCAAGCGATCATCAGCCTTTTGCAGCAGATGGAATCCCGGTAGCTCTCTTTACAACGGGTCTTCACAGAGATTATCATTCACCAAGAGATGTTGAAAAAGAGCTTAATTACGAGGTAATGGAGATGACTAAAGAGTATGTTTTCAATCTTGCTCTTGATGCTGCAAATATGAAGAGAATGCTCTCCAGAACTGTTTTTGCTCCTAAGGGAGAGATTAATCAGGAGGATGGTAAACCAAGACTTTACAGGCAGGAGGAGACTGAAAACCCGGCACTGTTCCTGCATGGAAGGGAGCAAAGATTTTTAGACAGGTGGGTATATAAGTACCTTAAATACCCGGAGAGTGCGATTGAAAAAGGGATTAGTGGCAGGGTTATTATTGAGTTTACTGTTGATTACGAGGGAAAAGTGAAGGATGCGGAGATAATAAAGTCTGTTGACTATGACCTTGACGAGGCGGCCTTAAAAACAATAGAGGCCTCGCCAGACTGGAAACCTGCAAAGATTGGAGGGAAGCCTGTCTCTGTAAGGATTGCCGTTCCGGTAGAATTCAGGCTTAAGAGATAGTAAATTTTATTACTTTTGTCGCTTGATTCAAACGAAATACAATGGAGTACAATTTTTCCCGGATAGAGAGATACTGGCAGGCCAGGTGGGCCTCTGAAAAGACATTTAAAGCTGATATTGACAAAGAGAGACCCAAGTTTTATGTACTGGATATGTTCCCATATCCCTCAGGTGCGGGACTTCATGTAGGGCACCCGCTGGGTTACATTGCAAGCGATATATACAGCAGATACAAGCGACTAAAGGGTTTTAACGTACTCCACCCTATGGGATACGACGCTTTCGGCCTTCCGGCAGAGCAGTATGCCATTCAGACAGGTCAGCATCCGGCCGAAACAACCGAGAAAAACATTGCCAGATACAGAGAGCAGCTGGACAGAATAGGCTTCTCTTTTGACTGGGAGAGAGAGGTCCGTACTTGTGAACCTGAGTATTATAAATGGACCCAGTGGGCATTCATCAAAATGTTTGAGCACTGGTACAGCATTACAGATCAAAAGGCAAAACCGGTTGAGGAGCTTATAGAAATATTTGGTCGGGAAGGGAATTCAGGTGTCAATGCTGCCTGCGGTGAGGTTAACCAATTCTCGGCAGAGGAGTGGAGGGCGATGAGTGAGAATGAGAAGGCAGATATCCTTATGCAGTACAGAATTGCATATCTGGGAGAGACTTCTGTAAACTGGTGTCCGGCATTGGGTACCGTTCTTGCTAATGATGAGGTTAAGGAGGGGCTATCTGTAAGGGGAGGTCATCCTGTGGAACAGAAGAAGATGAGACAGTGGCAGCTGAGGGTTTCGGCCTATGCCGAAAGGCTGCTCAGGGATATGGAGGATCTCGACTGGAGTGACTCCCTGAAGGAGATGCAGAGAAACTGGATTGGACGCTCAGAGGGGGCTGAGATGACCTTCAAAGTATCTAATGGTAATCAGGAGTATAGTCTGGAGATATTTACAACCCGCGCAGATACTGTTTTTGGAGCCACATTTATGGTTTTGGCGCCAGAGAGCGAATGGGTAGAGAGGCTAACAACAGCAGAACAGAGAGAGGAGGTTGAGTTATACCTTGCTGCCGCTAAAAAGAAGACTGAAAGGGAGAGAATGGCAGAGAGCAAGAGAGTGACAGGTGTTTTCAGCGGCAGTTATGCCATAAATCCATTTACAAATGAAAAAATACCGGTTTGGATTGCCGAGTATGTACTTGCGGGCTATGGCACTGGTGCAATCATGGCTGTTCCTGCCCATGACAGCAGAGACTATGCCTTTGCCAGACATTTTAACCTCCCCGTGATACCTCTTATTGAGGGATGCGATGTTTCGCAGGAGAGTTTTGATGCAAAGGAGGGTATTATGTGCAACTCCGGATTTCTGAATGGGATGACTGTAAAACAGGCAATTCCTGCAGCAATTGAGGAGGTGGAGCGCATAGGAATTGGCAGAAAAAAGGTTAATTTCAGGCTCAGAGATGCTATTTTTTCCCGTCAGAGATACTGGGGGGAGCCCTTCCCCATTTTTTACAAAGAGGGGATAGCTACACCGATGCCTCATTCGGCCTTACCACTCGAACTTCCGGAAGTAGATAAATTCCTTCCGACAGAGAGCGGTGAGCCACCACTTGCAAGGGCAGAAAACTGGAGTTTTGACGGATGGCCTTTAGAGAAGAGCACAATGCCCGGCTTTGCAGGCAGCAGTGCTTATTTCCTGAGATATATGGATCCTCGGAACACAGAGGCACTTGTCTCAAAGGAGGCAAATAGTTACTGGAGAGATGTTGACCTCTATATAGGTGGTACAGAACACGCCACAGGGCACCTTATCTACTCAAGATTCTGGAATAAGTTCCTTTATGACCTCGGATTTGTTTGTGAAAAAGAGCCTTTCCGTAAACTTATCAATCAGGGTATGATTCAGGGAAGATCCAATTTTGTTTACAGGATAAAAGGGACCAGTAAATTTGTATCAACCGGGCTAAAAGATGAATACGATACCACTGAAATTCATGTTGATGTAAATATCGTAAACAATGACCGCCTGGATATTGATGCCTTCCGTAAATGGATGCCGGACTATGAAAACGCTGAATTTATTCTTGAAAATGGAGAGTACATTTGCGGCTGGGCAGTTGAGAAGATGAGTAAATCTATGTTCAATGTGGTAAACCCGGACACTGTATGCGATAAATATGGAGCAGATACTCTGAGGATGTATGAAATGTTCCTTGGCCCGCTGGAGCAGAGCAAACCATGGGATACAAATGGTATTGACGGAGTTCACAGATTCCTCAAAAGGTTCTGGAGACTTTTCTTCAACAAGGAGAACTTCTTTGTCTCGGAAGAGGATGCTAATCCATCAGAACTTAAAGTGCTTCACAAACTTATTGGCAAAGTACAGTCAGATATCGAGAGTTTCTCCTTCAATACAAGCGTAAGCGCCTTTATGATAGCAGTTAATGATCTGTATGAGCTTAGCTGCAACAAAAGGGCTGTTCTTGAACCAATGGTAATACTGATCTCCCCGTTTGCCCCACACATAGCTGAGGAGCTTTGGGGAATGCTTGGCAATACATCAAGCGTTACCTATGCTAAATTCCCGGCTTATATTGAGAAATTCACAATTGAGAATACATTTGAGTACCCGGTATCTTTCAATGGAAAACTGAGGTTTAAACTTGAGTTGGATCGTTCTCTATCTGCAGCAGAGATTGAAGCAGCAGTAAGGTCTGATGAAAACACCCTGCGATTTTTATCAGGGGGAGGTATTAAAAAGATAATAGTGGTTCCCGGTAAGATTATTAATGTAGTTTGCTGAAATGAAAATAGTATCATATCAGGTTGACTCTTTTACAGATAAGGTCTTTGGTGGAAATCCTGCAGTTGTTGTTCTCCTGGAAAACTCCCTGCCGGATACCCTCCTAAAACTTATTGCAAGAGAGAACGCAGCACCTGAGACTGCTTTTATTCTTAAAACTGAATCCGGATACAATCTCAGATGGTTTACCCCGGACATAGAGATGGACCTTTGCGGTCACGCTACACTAGCATCTGCTCATATACTTTTTACAGAGAGGTCAGATGGTGTCAGCGAAGTTGTATTTAATACTGTTTCAGGGCCTCTTGCCGTGAAGAGGGAGAGTGATTACTACCTTATGAACTTTCCGGTAAGAGAGGGTGTTCCCGCATCATTACCTGAGGAGATATTTGACAGCCTTAACATCAAACCAAAAGAGATATTCAAGGCGAGAGACTATATGCTTGTTTATCCTTCCCAAAATGAGGTTGAGTCAATAGAGATTAACAGATCAATCTTTGATGAGATTAACATTAATCCCGGAGGGGTAATAATAACAGCTCCCGGCAGAGATTGTGACTTTGTATCCAGGTTTTTTACACCTCAGGCAACAATTCTGGAAGATCCGGTTACAGGCAGTGCCCATTGTACTCTGGCTCCTTACTGGGCTAAAAGATTAAGAAAGAGTGTTCTTCAGGCAAAACAGATTAGCAGCAGAGGCGGTGTTCTTGAATGCAGAATTGAAGATAGTGGTGTGGTAATAAAGGGTAAAGCTGTTACTTATTCAAAATCAGAAATTTATATAACTGAATAGATATTATGCAGATATTAAAGACTGTGAAATCATACCTGTTAATGACAATAGGTCTCTTTATCTTTGTCTTCAGCTGGACAGCATTTCTTATTCCACACGAAATTGCCGGGGGGGGCGTAAGTGGTCTGGCATCAGTAATTAACTATGCAACAGGATTTGATGTATCATATTCCTATCTGATAATTAATGCTGTTCTTTTGGGGATAGGATTTCTTGTTCTCGGCAAAGCGTTTGGATTTAAGACTATTTACTGTATTGCAGTAGCTGCGCTTATGTTTGAATTTCTTCCGCTTATCCCATGGGTTTCTGATATTGAGGACAAGCTTATCAACTCTCTTATCGGAGGTACAATGAGCGGGATTGGAATTGGAATCATTTTCCTTCAGGGAGGAAGTACCGGAGGGACAGATATTGTGGCACTGATTATTGCAAAATACAGGGAGATGTCACCGGGCAGAGTATTCATAATATGTGATCTTGTGATAATTGGCTCAGTTTATTTTATACCGGGTAAATCTCTGGAGGATGTAATTTACGGATATATTGAGATGGTATCCTTCTCTTATGTTATTGATATGATTTTGACCGGAAATAAACAATCTCTTCAGGTTTTTATTTTCTCATCAAAATATGCAGAGATTGCAGACCGGGTGAGCAGTGAAATGGGGAGAGGAGTTACAGCTCTCTCATCAATGGGATGGTACTCTCAGAGTGAAAGTAAGATGTTGGTTGTAATTCTCAGGAAATCTCAGCTTGCAGACATAAGTGCAATTGTTAAGGAGATTGATAATAATGCATTCATATCTGTATCGGCAGTTATGAGCGTATACGGACAGGGTTTTGATCAGATAAAAAGCGGGAAGTTGCTATGGAACAAAAAACAAAAAGAGTCCTAGAGAGACTCAGAAGTTACTCAATAATAACTTTTGGCCTTCTTCTCTATGCGCTGGGCTGGACTGTATTTCTTATACCAAGCGGCCTTGTAGGGGGAGGAGTAACCGGTATATCGGCAGTTATATTTTATGCAACAGGATTTCCTGTAAGCTGGTCATTTTTTATAATAAATGCAGCATTACTTGCTGTGGCACTAAAAGTTCTGGGAAAGGGTTTTGGGGTCAAAACAGTATTTGCAATTGTGGCCGTGACACTGTTTCTGGACCGGCTACCGGGTCTGATTCCACAGGAGCTTATTGAGGATATTGCAATTGGCAACGGGAAATTACTATCCGCAATGATGGGGGGGGTGTTTTCAGGAGCCGGTATTGCAATAACTTTCACTCAGGGCGGCAGCACAGGAGGCACCGATATTGTTGCCCTAATGATAAATAAATACAGGAATATATCTCCGGGCAAGCTAATTCTCTATATGGATATATTTATTATCCTAAGTTCGCTTATAATACCAAGTGAAGCCTCAATAGGGGAGAGAGCAGCAATAATTATCTATGGTTTTGTACTTATCAGCGTGACAAGCTATACAGTTGATTTAATATTGTCCGGAGCTCGTCAGTCAATACAGATTTTTATATTCTCGCAGAAATACCAGCAGATTGCAGATGCAATAACCCCCACAGGAAGAGGGGTTACAGTGATTGATGGGATGGGATGGTACACAAAAAAAGAGGGAAAGATTCTCATGCTTATTGTAAGAAGAACAGAGAGCAATTTTGTCTTCAGATTGGTAAGGGAGATTGACAAGGATGCTTTTCTTAGTGTAGGCAATGTAATGGGAGTATACGGAAAAGGCTTTGAAGAGATGAAAAAGTAGCTTTCTTAAAATTTATTTGGTTCGGTTGTGAATATTAAATAGATTTGCAATTCACTAAAGTGATGAAAAGAGAGACTTTCATATCAATGATGATGATGATGCGAATGCATCGCAAGATGCTGGCATAGTTTAAGGGTCTTACGCAGGCCCTTTGGGCGGGCCCCATAAAATCCGGTCATATCATTACTAACATCATCATTCTCTTTAAAAATGAATTCACAACATTTTGACACCCTGCAGGTGCATGCAGGTCGTATTAAATCCGGTTCAAACGGACCCTGTGCAACCCCCATATTTCAAACATCCTCATTTCTTTTTGATAACTCAGACCACGCCGCACAGCTATTTGAGCTAAAGGCTCCCGGTCATATTTACACCAGGCTTTCAAATCCAACAACAGATGTTCTGGAACAAAGAGTAGCCGCTCTTGAAGGGGGAACTGCAGCAGTTGCAGTATCATCGGGTCAGGCTTCACAGTTTCTTGCAATACAGAATATTGCAGGAAGCGGAGATAACATAGTAAGCTCCTCTTCTCTTTACGGCGGTTCATATAATCAGTTCAGAATAAGTTTTGCAAAACTCGGAATAGATTTCCGTTTTGCGCAAAAGGGGAATATTCAGAACTTTGAAAGATTGATAGACTCCCGTACTAAAGCAATATTCATAGAGACAATAGGAAATTCAGATTTTTATATTCCGGACTTTGAAAAGTTTGGCGAGCTTGCAGCAAAGCATGGTGTTCCGCTTATTGTAGACAATACATTTGGAGGAGCCGGATATCTCTTCAAACCCCGTGAATGGGGAGCAAATATAATTACCCATGCAGCCACTAAATGGATTGGAGGTCACGGCACCTCAATCGGGGGGATAGTTGTGGATTGCGGAAACTTTGACTGGAGCAACGGTAAGTTTCCGGGATTTACAGAGCCCTCTGAGTCATATCATGGGCTTAGCTTCTGGGAGAGCTTTGGTCCCGGAAGTGATGCAGGGAATATAGCATTCGCTGTTAAAGCCAGGGCCGAAGGATTGCGTGACTGGGGCTGTTCACTCTCTCCATTCAACGCATTTCTTATACTACAGGGGAGTGAAACACTATCTTTGAGATTAGAGAGGGTACTCTCCAATTCTCAGCGTCTGGCTGAGTGGCTTGAGCTGCACCCAAAAGTAGAGAGGGTTAATTATCCGGGCCTTAAAGGCAATCCAAATTACCAAAATGGGAAAAGGTATCTTCGGGGGGGATTTGGAGGCGTTCTCTCATTTGATATTAAAGGTACAAGAGAGAGTGCCTCAGAGTTTGTGAATTCACTTGAACTGCTTAGCCACCTGGTTAATGTTGGAGACAACAAGACTCTTATCACTCACTTTGCCTCAACTACTCACGCTCAGTTGAGTAAAGAGGCCCTTGCTTCAGCAGGGATAGGTGAAAATACCCTGAGGATATCGCTTGGAATAGAGCATATTGATGATATCAGGAAAGATATCGAACAGGCATTCAGGAGGGCTGGTTTATGATCAGAGAGGTTTTTAAATATAGGGATGGATTTATTTTTGAGAGCGGAGAGAGGCTGGAAGAGCTTGATATTGTTTACCACCATACCGGAAACAGAACGCCGGGTAGAGAGGTTATATGGATTTGTCATGCACTCACGGCCAATTCAAATCCTGAAGAGTGGTGGGATGGCCTTGTTGGCCCGGGAAAACTTTTTGACACTCTGAAATATTATATAATTTGTGCTAATATGATAGGCTCCTGCTACGGAAGTAGTGGCCCTTCAACTCTCTCTCCCTCAGGAGAACCCTATCTGCTCTCCTTTCCTCAAGTGACAGTAAGAGATATTGTAAAAGCACACAATCTGTTAAGAGAGGAGTTAAGGATTGAGAATATTGATCTGATAGCAGGAGGATCTATTGGAGGGTTTCAGGCTCTTGAGTGGAGTATAATGTTCCCCGGGATAATCAGAAATTTGCTGGTTATTGCTTGTAATGCACGAGTTTCCGCCTGGGGTACAGCTTTTAACGAGTCTCAGAGAATGGCTCTTTTTGCAGATAGTACTTTTGCCGAGGCAAAAAACATCAAGGGAGGAGAGAAAGGATTAAGGGGAGCAAGGTCCATCGCACTTATCTCTTACCGCTCTTACAAGGGGTATTATCTTACTCAGTCTGAAAAAGATGAAGATGCCCTGTTTGCAGAGATGGCCTGTAGCTATCAGCAGTACCAGGGTAAAAAACTATCTGATAGATTTGATGC
It includes:
- a CDS encoding CapA family protein; the protein is MLLYALILLNSLFWRSDTLKIIFLGDIMQHQTQMDAAKRTGANPADPESYDYSAYFSHLKGRFDKADLRVANMETTFAPPPYSGYPVFNSPTSLLEAGKYGGIDIFLSANNHICDKGGKGIEGTISAYNTLRIPYAGAYRDQREREDLYPLFVNLKGVKLAILNYTYGTNGIPVPQPYVVNLLDSARIKEDILKAQKNDVHFIIACIHWGTEYKLTSSSSQRKWKNFFNRNGVDIVIGSHPHVVQEVDVERELSGEVKRITAYSLGNAISNMTAPFTRTGMLFTLKIIRELGGVTRLAEPDWELIWTSRPGALEKNFTILPVEEYIDSPHLFKKREEWFKMKNEYSRLKDDRKKNNY
- a CDS encoding DUF389 domain-containing protein translates to MSKFYQQVKEIANFADQVDITGTIESIKKNIDFKGPNVWILAFAVIVASVGLNVNSTPVIIGAMLISPLMGPIIGTGMAVGINDSLLLKRSLKNLGIMVVISLMASTLFFIISPLSLDEPTELLARTRPTIYDVFIAFFGGLAGIVEGSRKEKGTVIAGVAIATALMPPLCTAGYGIANLNLTYFAGAIYLFSINSLFIALATFIMVRYLHFPLVKFEDPVKQRRVRRTISIVTVLMIIPSIYTAVVVIRENTFNVSAKQFVNDNKTLENSYIYDYKINHSGGASTLELSIAGEPLREGQKEMLYSSVEKFGIGRAYLTIKESATADALDEAGVVKSIFERSDLEIQKREEMLRKMESELNAIKSREIPYRQIAEEILAQHPGLTFFSIARGASVNLSDFNASDKIMVMATWKEPLSDSDIKKLESWLSVRLGEKNIIITQVN
- a CDS encoding SPOR domain-containing protein, translated to MKKLISLLFAASLIFTLTGCDWVRSTLGMPTSDDLKEFRQLAEDTQKVKPETPAPDSITQDTIVPVQNIQKKEYAETAVPVDGMRFFVIAGSFEEEKNADKMAAYLSESGYKPIRLIFRNGFNVVASSGHKEMGEAYASLRNLLELDFSPEDIWIYDALKQKLHTEIK
- the gcvT gene encoding glycine cleavage system aminomethyltransferase GcvT, which encodes MKTTAFTEKHIALGAKMVPFAGYNMPVEYIGITEEHNHVRTGVGVFDVSHMGEIWVKGPNALAFVQYTTSNDVSLLVPGKIQYSCFPNGKGGIVDDLLVYCIDSETYLLVVNASNIDKDYAHLSAVAPKFNITPGRELYNASDEICQLAVQGPLALKAMQKICDQSVEDMEYYTFKKLTVGGIKEAIFSTTGYTGSGGCEIYVSNQDADKLWKAVFEAGEEFGIMPIGLGARDTLRLEMGFCLYGNDIDDTTSPIEAGLGWITKFSEAKGDFIDKDYMLKLKADGLKRKLVGFELIDRGVPRHGYEVCSADGTVIGIVTSGTMGPAVKKAIGMAYVTPEFSKAGSDIYIKVREKLLKAAVVKTPFYKQG
- a CDS encoding PAS sensor protein; this translates as MKVRHFDWAEELECAVTVCDSDGVVVYRNSKSAKTFEKYGELLGKNLRECHGEKSWEMIQRMLASGESNSYTIQKDGIKKLIHQTPWRVGGKIKGLVEFSIVLPPELPHFIR
- a CDS encoding VOC family protein, which gives rise to MAKFRFIHNNINVLDLQKSLDFYKKALGLDEVRRITPEDGSFIIVYLSDGLPGGHQLELTWLRDWERPYNLGDNEFHLAFRTDNYEEAHKLHQEMGCICYENPKMGIYFINDPDGYWLEVLPTR
- a CDS encoding TonB family protein; translation: MKKFTLIVALLILATAGLFSQNERGADLRKHVEALVADSLMGRGAGSEGEKMAARYIRKVFNESSVELLYPLPGQDFSLVNSNGDTIRSQNIIGIVEGYDPQLKNEFILIGAHYDHLGFNTVKVNGRDSLTIYRGADDNASGVSVMLEVAKMVRSRSFMFKRSVIFAAFGAEERGMVGSWYFVNRAFAQKDKISLMINLDMIGRAVEGRNLYIYTVMPHAELSTLLKDVSDKPLMPTPTIKATDYFPSDHQPFAADGIPVALFTTGLHRDYHSPRDVEKELNYEVMEMTKEYVFNLALDAANMKRMLSRTVFAPKGEINQEDGKPRLYRQEETENPALFLHGREQRFLDRWVYKYLKYPESAIEKGISGRVIIEFTVDYEGKVKDAEIIKSVDYDLDEAALKTIEASPDWKPAKIGGKPVSVRIAVPVEFRLKR